The Oncorhynchus kisutch isolate 150728-3 linkage group LG20, Okis_V2, whole genome shotgun sequence genome has a segment encoding these proteins:
- the LOC116355552 gene encoding uncharacterized threonine-rich GPI-anchored glycoprotein PJ4664.02-like, which translates to MKQVESGVEEEEQYEAGSQVYKRRSSMKQVVSVVATARRWCPSSDHFPPASCHFGSTGGFRTKRNEGGEEEEERSPIYSLSKSSMDIVMATGHQHLLDPAWAKLELRRSASHNTHSSPNTQTPKLTQQQQYRQNTPSHTSQNIHGHGSPLGNERVESWSVCSGGSTPETVMWKGGASRPWIITEESPCVSYFTRCSKLASESQSSSPLTVTSPLNTPTHATTLQSCHPLQYIPSHLTVDTPHQTHTHSPVSSPLPLISSLPTTPPLTSPVTSPLPSPVTSPLPSHVTSPVTSPVTSPLPVTSPLPVTSPLPVTSPLPVTSPPPVTSPLPVTSPLPVTSSVTSPLPVTSPLASSLTHKGCPPNPYTDEARSPHKHSSSPYPFPSPSCRAQGEEGLVERGNNELVPPQPGCTSVGTCYGEKPPILNAKPSPSPNNNTHPLGVSLGSPVQQQDVVMDPWVFFLSPPSHLALSWLQRRTCPSDRGQRSVALVSSLSDSRLDGCHRCCYNSAHSGVMNLMTSSPQGSGFKDEGTMTSQRELVEVGVQAGSPLGSKFNFRSKSFQSSIKDHGSDSNLGSPPRSHSHIGYNSYLGSQSILGSPPGSRLNLRSSLGSHSNLMLPSSSMFCLDSSGEESEEEVKWEESSSPPLGEMGRRRSCLKVVVQEEERRRSGERDHSKRRSSMKQVQWDEDGLTWDVYGASLDPEVLSSALQKHLQLLTRTDSTNTETTSKTKPKSRVKIMSKTKNPPMETTTTSIPVMTTKLKTASMETATTSTSVTKKRKATFMATSPMATLVTPLSINSMATAAIETETDTKGEGDREGDRKRGEVEREGDVQREAEGERKGEREGEVKRGEEEGEGTEEEGTLVLSRKSSSHESGRRRKKSGGVIRSLKRCIRSSNPND; encoded by the exons ATGAAGCAGGTAGAGTCAGGtgtggaagaggaggagcagtATGAAGCAGGTAGTCAGGTGTATAAGAGGAGGAGCAGTATGAAGCAGGTAGTCAG TGTTGTTGCCACGGCGAGGCGCTGGTGTCCGTCATCGGACCACTTCCCCCCTGCCAGCTGCCATTTTGGGTCAACAGGTGgattcaggacaaagagaaatgaagggggagaagaagaggaagaacgcTCGCCCATCTACTCTCTCTCCAAGAGCTCCATGGACATAGTCATGGCAACCGGACACCAGCATCTGCTAGACCCGGCCTGGGCAAAACTGGAGCTGAGACGTAGCGCCAGCCATAACACACACTCCTccccaaacacacaaacaccaaaactcacacagcagcagcaatacagacaaaacacaccctcacacacgtCTCAAAACATACACGGGCACGGCTCTCCCCTTGGCAACGAGCGTGTGGAGAGTTGGAGTGTGTGTAGTGGCGGCAGCACGCCAGAGACGGTCATGTGGAAGGGAGGGGCCTCCCGCCCCTGGATTATAACTGAGGAGAGCCCCTGCGTCTCATACTTCACTCGCTGCTCCAAACTGGCATCAGAGTCTCAGTCTTCCTCACCCCTAACTGTAACCTCACCcctaaacacacccacacacgccaCAACACTACAATCATGCCACCCCCTACAATACATACCATCACACCTAACTGTAGACACAccccatcagacacacacacactcacctgtgtCCTCACCCCTACCTTTAATATCCTCCCTACCCACAACTCCACCTTTAACCTCACCTGTAACCTCACCCCTACCCTCACCTGTAACCTCACCCCTACCCTCACACGTAACCTCACCTGTCACCTCACCTGTAACCTCACCCCTACCTGTAACCTCACCCCTACCTGTAACCTCACCCCTACCTGTAACCTCACCCCTACCTGTAACCTCCCCCCCACCTGTAACATCACCTCTACCTGTAACCTCACCCCTACCTGTAACCTCATCTGTAACCTCACCCCTACCTGTAACCTCACCCCTAGCCTCATCCCTGACACATAAAGGATGCCCACCAAATCCTTACACAGACGAGGCTCGTTCCCCCCACAAGCATTCTTCTtccccctaccccttcccctctccttcctgtagAGCTCAAGGTGAGGAAGGTCTAGTGGAGAGGGGCAACAATGAGCTGGTCCCACCCCAGCCAGGGTGCACCAGTGTGGGGACATGCTATGGAGAGAAGCCCCCTATCCTGAATGCAaaacccagtcccagtcctaacaacaacacacatcccctGGGTGTTAGCCTGGGCAGCCCTGTACAGCAGCAAGATGTGGTGATGGACCCTTGGGTGTTTTTCCTGAGCCCACCATCTCACCTGGCATTGTCATGGTTACAGAGGCGCACTTGTCCATCTGACCGAGGTCAGAGGTCGGTGGCTTTAGTCTCCTCCCTCAGTGACTCGCGATTGGATGGCTGCCACCGCTGCTGCTATAACTCTGCCCACTCAGGGGTCATGAACTTGATGACATCATCACCCCAGGGGTCAGGGTTCAAGGATGAGGGGacgatgacatcacagagggagCTGGTTGAGGTAGGGGTGCAGGCGGGGTCACCTCTAGGGTCAAAGTTCAACTTTAGGTCAAAGTCCTTCCAGAGCTCCATAAAGGATCATGGGTCGGACAGTAATCTGGGGTCCCCCCCTCGGTCCCACTCCCACATTGGCTACAACTCTTATCTAGGTTCACAGTCAATCTTGGGGTCCCCTCCAGGGTCAAGGTTGAACCTGAGGTCATCGCTTGGCTCCCACTCCAACCTGATGTTGCCTTCTTCCAGTATGTTCTGTCTGGACAGCtctggagaggagagtgaggaagaggtgAAGTGGGAGGAGAGCAGCTCTCCCCCgctgggggagatggggaggaggaggtccTGTCTGAAGGTGGtggtacaggaggaggagaggaggaggagtggagagagggatcaCAGcaagaggaggagtagtatgaaaCAGGTGCAGTGGGATGAAGATGGACTGACCTGGGATGTTTATGGAGCCTCCCTGGACCCAGAGGTGCTCAGCTCAGCCTtacag AAACACTTACAACTCCTGACCAGGACAGACAGCACAAACACAGAAACCACTTCCAAGACCAAACCCAAGTCAAGGGTTAAGATCATGTCTAAGACCAAGAACCCTCCCATGGAAACCACTACCACGTCAATCCCTGTTATGACAACCAAGCTCAAGACCGCTTCCATGGAAACCGCAACCACGTCAACCTCTGTCACAAAAAAAAGAAAGGCCACTTTCATGGCAACTTCCCCAATGGCAACCCTTGTCACACCCTTATCGATTAATAGCATGGCGACTGCTGCTATAGAGACTGAGACTGACACtaaaggagagggagacagagagggagatagaaagcgaggagaggtagagagagaaggagatgtacagagagaagcagagggagaaagaaagggagagagagaaggagaggtaaagagaggagaggaggagggagaaggtacAGAGGAGGAGGGGACACTGGTGCTGTCTCGTAAGTCGTCGTCCCATGAGAGTGGGCGGCGCAGAAAGAAGAGTGGAGGAGTGATCAGGTCACTAAAGCGATGCATTCGCTCCTCAAACCCCAATGACTAA